In Papaver somniferum cultivar HN1 chromosome 9, ASM357369v1, whole genome shotgun sequence, the genomic stretch AAGATGACATGGGTAACAGTGAAGTTGGACATAATGCCCTTGGTGCTGGAAGAATTTTTGCTCAAGGGTAAGCCTTTGAATTTGATAATTTCTTTTCGTTCTTTTGTCTTTTCCTCTTTTCCCTCTTTTCTTAAGTAATCAAAATAGTgagcattatttttttttttaactctaggATGAAATCTTGCCCAGTCATGAAGTTTGTTTTCATTTCCTTGAAAAATATAAATTGTTTTGTTTCGTCCTATTTTGTTTGCCACTCTGTTCACGTAATATGCCGCGTAACTTTGTGTTGGTGAGTATATTTTCTAAAGACCTATATGGTTCTGAATGCAGTGCCAAGCTTGTTGACATTGCACTTGCCTCGGGAAAGATCTTCGATGGAGAAGGCTTTCAGTACATCAAGGAATCCTTTAAGGATGGCACCCTCCACCTAATTGGGTTATTGAGTGATGGAGGTGTCCACTCTCGAATTGATCAAGTGCAGGTATGGTTACATTTGATGAATGTATCCTTCTTTCTTCATTAACCAAGGAAAACACCATTGTTAGTTGCTCCGTTTGTGCTTTGGTTCATCTTTGGTATTTGATGCACTATATTTATTTGTTCGTTTCTTTGTGCAGTTGCTATTAAAAGGAGCCAGCGAGAGGGGTGCCAAAAGAATCCGCCTTCATATTCTCACTGATGGTCGTGATGTTTTGGATGGTTCAAGTGTAGGGTTTGTTGAAACTATTGAGAATGACCTTGCACAACTGCGAGCAAATGGCGTTGATGCACAAATTGCATCTGGTGGGGGTCGCATGTATGTCACAATGGACCGTTATGAGGTATTAGAAACTCTCTTGACCAGTCAATTGTAGCTTTAAGGTTTTATTTGCAGAAATACACCAAATCTGGCTGAAGTAGACCATATATCCACGAAAAGTAATGCCTCTCAAAGTTAGATATCCTTTCTTATAGGACCATATGCAATTAGGGCTATCACCGACCTTGTAGATTGCCGAACTCATAGCTGGAAGTATTTGTTAAATACCATGATTCCATCTGCTTGATTATCGAATGATATAATTGTACAATTTTTGTTGATTATGACTTCAGCTGGGTAACTGACAGTTCTCTTTATTATTAGAACGACTGGGGTGTTGTGAAAAGAGGATGGGATGCTCAAGTTCTTGGTGAAGCACCATACAAATTTAAGAGTGCTTTAGAAGCAGTTAAGACACTGAGGGCAGAACCAAAGGCCAATGACCAATACTTGCCTCCATTTGTTATAGTTGATGATAGTGGCAAGGCTGTTGGCCCAGTTTTGGACGGTGATGCTGTTGTGACTTTCAACTTCCGTGCAGATCGTATGACTATGCTTGCTAAGGCCCTTGAATATGATGACTTCAAGGATTTTGACCGCGTTAGATTCCCAAAGATCCGTTATGCTGGTATGCTCCAGTATGATGGTGAGTTGAAGCTTCCAAACAAATACCTAGTTTCACCACCAGAGATTGATAGAACATCTGGTGAATACTTGGTGCACAATGGCGTCCGTACTTTTGCCTGCAGGTACAG encodes the following:
- the LOC113308696 gene encoding 2,3-bisphosphoglycerate-independent phosphoglycerate mutase, coding for MGSAEVSFKLADHPKLPKGKVIAQIVLDGWGEANPDQFNCIHVAQTPTMDSLKQGAPEKWRLVRAHGKAVGLPTEDDMGNSEVGHNALGAGRIFAQGAKLVDIALASGKIFDGEGFQYIKESFKDGTLHLIGLLSDGGVHSRIDQVQLLLKGASERGAKRIRLHILTDGRDVLDGSSVGFVETIENDLAQLRANGVDAQIASGGGRMYVTMDRYENDWGVVKRGWDAQVLGEAPYKFKSALEAVKTLRAEPKANDQYLPPFVIVDDSGKAVGPVLDGDAVVTFNFRADRMTMLAKALEYDDFKDFDRVRFPKIRYAGMLQYDGELKLPNKYLVSPPEIDRTSGEYLVHNGVRTFACSETVKFGHVTFFWNGNRSGYFKEDMEEYVEIPSDSGITFNAQPLMKALEIGEKARDAILNGKFDQVRVNIPNSDMVGHTGDIEATVVACKAADQAVKMIIDAIEQVGGIYLVTADHGNAEDMVKRNKKGEPLLDKNGNIQILTSHTLQPVPVAIGGPGLAPGVRFRSDVPEGGLANVAATMMNLHGFVAPDDYETTLIEVV